GCCCTTTGTCCGTCCATAGTTCTGAGGGTGCCCCTGGCGATCTTTATCGCTTTGGAAGACGAAGCCAGGAGGTGAAGGAATCGAGAGAGAAAATAGGTTTTTGCCCTTAAGTGAGAAGGTGAAATTAGAGCACATGATTTTTCTTAGATTATTTCAGCTCAGACTTCTCTAAGCCGAAACCCTGACCCTGATCTGAggttcccacccctccctcctcacccgGCCGTGTCCTGGGGTTTGCCTCTTCCATCCCATTTCCTCTCATCTCTGTGTACTTTTCACTTCAATCTGTCCGTTAGGTTAGGGGGCTCAGCTGTGAGATGGGGGGCGTGTTTGGCTTTGTGGGGTTGGCAGAAGCCCTCGGGGGAGCTGGGTCCCTCCTGAtcacctctctcctccctgctgtgGTAGATCTGTCACACTCTCACGGAAAAACTTGTTGCCATGACAATGGGCTCGGGGGCCAAGATGAAGACCTCAGCCAGTGTCAGTGACATCATCGTGGTGGCCAAGCGGATCAGCCCCAGGTGAGGTCCCCATACTcctcgggggagggggaggggaggggccagcaGCTGAGATGGGGGAAAGACCAGGCTCTCCTGAGACACTCCAGGGGCAACTTGAGTGGTTTATGTCCTACACATTCCCAGGGCACCCAGGAGGGTTTAGACGCTGGGAGGCTTTCAGGCTAAGGCGGTGTCAAacggctcccctcccctccagagtGCCCCCGCCTGTAGGCTTTTTGGGAAATGCCAGCATATGACTAGTGCTGACCTGGCTCCTTCTTCCTTGGTCCCATGCCAGCCGGGgctgctttccttccttttgccaCACCTTCTTCCTGGGATCCGGGCCAGCAAGCACATTTCCCACTGGTGCCCACACCCCTGTGTGCAGTGACCTCCTGGCTGGCGTCTGTACTGTAGACCAGCTCCTTGTCTCTGTGCTGTCACCCCCGGCCCCATCCAGGGCCCAGCAGCAGCCTCCAGGACCGGGTGGGAGGTGAAGAGATCATTCAGATCTCCCAAATTCCAGGCTGTCTGCAGAATACCACGTGGGAGGCAAGCAGCAGGATTGTAGTCAACAGCTCCACCCCCTCATTTGGGCTCGATcttgtgaagaaaataaagcccTTCTCTTAGAGGGAAGGGTGGTACTAAGTTGGTGCTGCCATCTGGTGGCTGGCACGTGGATGTGCCTGAGTTGGGAGTTTTTCCGAGTTGAGGAGGGTTTTTTTAATCAGCCTCGGAAGTTCCAGGGGTCCTCGCTTTCCACGTTGCCGTGGCCTCGGGTAGATCACGAGGAACCAGCCCTTGGAGGGAACATGAAAGAGTTGGTACACTTGAACTCTGTCCAGGGAGTTCAGTGAGTTGAGAACGTGGGAGGGAGATAATCCCGAAGAGTTCTTGGCTTTCTCTGGAGCTGCCCCAGGTGGGTGTGGCTACTTGAGTGGCATCAGCCTAGGTGGGCCCTTGGCCTGAAGACCCTCCGACCCAGGCTCTGGGCAGGCAGGCACCAGACCTTCCTCTGGCCTCCCGTGATTGGTAGAGGCTGCATTGCTCATATCTGCTGGACCTTCCTCATGCTTCTTGTTACTTCTGAGAGCCATCCCAGGGGCCAGACGAATTCACATGACCCCAGGTTACAAGGCAGCATCGCCAGGAGGGCttggaggaggaaagagattGAGATTTCTGAGTCCCAGTGAAGTCCTGGGTGGTCAGGATTAGCAGTGGTGCTAGAGACAGGGTGTGGCATCGCTCAGAGGGCAGACCTCACCTGGTGCTCACTGGCCCGTCCTACAGAGCACCTTGGATTGCTTCCAGAATGATCCCTGCCATAAATCAATCAGGggccttgctttctctttttgccCTCACACTTTCACCTTCGGGCCGTTTTTTGCCTCCACTGTTTTTCTTGCTCCATCTGTTTCATATAGTGTGTTGATAGCATGTTAGTTTCAAGAAGAGTGGCTTCAGCTGCAGGGCAGAGAAAGGGGCCGGCTAAGATGGGCACTGAGTGACCACACCTCTGTACTTCCGCACCAGCCCCTCAGTCCCAAGACAAGGACTTTCAAGGGCATCTGTTTTCAAGTGCCTTTGGGAATCAAACAATACATCGTTATTTTTTGCTTCTTGACTATCAGGTGGTCCAAGAGCAAGGATTTGGATGAAAACCTGGAACCATGTAAATGAGAATGAGTAGTAGCTCCTTCTAGaatttgattaaaagaaaattaaccaTGAACTGTACCGTGTGCTAAAAGAAATCCAATGGAGTAGTTTGAACCCGAATTAAACTTGGAGGTTTTTTTTAGTGTTCTATATAACTacctttaaccattttttaaaaattaaatgtaaaagtaatAAACACTTGTAAAAGtgaaaacactgcagaaatagagtATCTGAAAAGTGAAGGACCCCCGAATTCCACCCCATCCTAATTCCTGGAGGTAATCACTGTTGACTGGTGAGTGTTCCTCCAGACTACCCCTGCCCACTGCATTTCAcagcttttgtttattcatttttctacaaATGAGGTCAATCAGACTTTACATATTGTTTGGCAATATGCTATTTTAATGTAGtagtatatcttttttaaaaaaaaatttatttatttatttttgactgcattgggtcttcgttgctgtgcgcgggatttctctagttgcagtgagccggggttactcttcgttgtggtgcgagggcttctcattgcggtggcttctcttgttgcggagcatggactctaggtgtgcgggcttcagtagctgtggcacgcgggctcagtagttgtggcacgtgggcttagttgctctgcgacacgtgggatcttcccggaccacggctcgaacccgtgtcccctgcattgggaggcggattcttaaccactgcgccaccagggaagtccaaatgtAGTCGTATATCTTGAATATCATTCCAGATGTGGGAACTTGTACTTTTTAGACCATTGGAGCTTAAACAAAACCAGAAGAAATATTCTCTAAACTGAATCTTAAGTCTTTCTGTTTAAGTCCCTGTCTGAGAATGCAGTTAAAGTCCCTAAAGACTGGGTCTGGAATATCAAAAGAGAAGCATAGGggtaaggaaagaaaggaaggagaaaaggccATAAGAAGAGCAAAATACTGAAAACCTTTTGCCTCCCCCCCAGAGTGGACGATGTTGTGAAGTCAATGTACCCTCCATTGGACCCGAAGCTCCTGGATGCCCGGTGAGAGGGGTGGAGTGGGCGAGTGTCTTTTCATGCTGGAGGCTCCCCGTGTTATCAGATCTGTGAGGTCGGCTCTTCGGGTTGTGGAGGAGAGAGCTGTGTTGGTGGGTTCCCAAGGCTGCCTGGGCTTTGGGTAATGGTCAGCCAACCAGCGAACGAAGCCTGGCTGGATGCTGGACGCCAGGGCTCTTCCTGAAACCCCAGAGGAGGAAGAGCCAGtcttaaattttgaatttttgtgaTTAAATGTCCACCCAGGCCAAGTCCTATCtgcaccttccctccctcccacttcccccATAGCTCTCTCTGCTCTTTGGGTGCCGGAAGCAGACATGCCTCAGCTTTGAGTGCCGCCCAGTGGGTCGCTGGTACGGGTGGTGGGCAGGAAATGAGAATGCAAGTGACAGGTCAGCTAAAGCTGTGCTCACCTTCCACAGGACGTACCCAGGAACCCCTTTCTCATGATCCTCCCCTAATACGCAGAGTGTACTTAGGCTTTTGAGATTGTTATGTTCCTCTACCAGTTATAAACCcacttacaaaaaaaaatcttcctttgtCTCTCAGATTTATATGACTGTTTCACAGGCCCACTGTGTGATAATTGCCAGACAGGCTGTGGGTCACGGCAACTCAGTTGGTCTCTCCACCCCACTCCTATTACTGCCCAGCTGTGTTCATGGGCTAGTCATCTGTCATGCATTCCCAAATGTGCTGTGCACACTCGCTATATAGAAGATATTCTGCACTGAATCTttcaatactgaaaaaaaaaaagcctcctccTCAATTTAGTTTGCAATTAAATGTTTTAGGATGCGGTAAACCAGCCCTGGGCCTCATTGATTCAGAATCATTAAGTGATGCTCAAGGTGGGGTACGAATATCCTGTCTTCAAGGGGGCAGCAGCTGGGGATGTGCTTATCCAATCGACTAGATCCAAATTGTCCCACAAAACCCTCTTCTGGGAGATGTTGATGGATGTGTTGCAGAAAGTGGGCTCCCGGTCTTAAATAAGTTAGTGAGACTCAGAGTATTACATTCTGCCCTTAGAGATTTATCATGTGCATCATCTGAGAAGGGCTTCAGTTACCTTTGTTTAACCCAGATGTTCCCAGCTTTCTTTGAGCATCGAACCCTCTTTAAATTACATACTCAGCAACCTCCCAAGGAAGGGACTCCAGCTTGGGGAACACCAGTCTAGACTCTTATCCCTTTGGGCTTTGGGGCAAAGTCCCTTAGATCCTTTGGAACCTGATCCTGTTGTTTTTTCTAGGACAACTGCCCTGCTCCTGTCTGTCAGTCATCTGGTGCTGGTGACCAGGAATGCCTGCCACCTGACCGGGGGCCTGGATTGGATTGACCAGTCGCTGTCAGCTGCCGAGGAGCACTTGGAAGTCCTTCGAGAAGCAGCCCTGGCTTCAGAGCTGGATAAAGGTCTCCCAGGCCCTGAAGGCTTCCTGCAGGAGCAGTCGGCCATTTAGTGCCTACCAGCCAGCAGCTGGTCACGGGGCCAGCCTGCTGCCATGGCTGGGTGGCTCAGCTGTGCCTTCTGCTTCTTCCTGTAGAGTTAGTTGTTCTCCACGGCTGGGGAGTccagctgtgtgtgtgtagtaaaGCAGTCGATGCCTCTGTTGTAGTTACAAGTGGTGGCTGGTGAGTGGCAGTCTAATTCCACAGTTAGGGGAGATGACAGTCACCATCTGTACAGCAGAGCTTTGAAAACCGGAGGACTGTAAGCTTTATTTAGCTCACCTAGTGTTTTCAAGAAAATCCAGCCACCATCTAAGAATCAGGAGGTTTCACATTAAATCAGAATGTCTGGTTTCTCTCGAACAATCAGAAGTTGAGGCAACTCTCATTTGCATTTTCCACAGAGGACAATCAATTGGAACTACGTAGGAGTTGCCTCTCTTGTCAATACTTGTACTCTCTCACCTGgcctgtttcatttatttgtattatctgCCCAGTCCCTGCGGCATCTGGGTCCCTCCTTCTCTTTACAGGTTTGGGTTTGAAGGTGAGCAACGTAGAGTTGATCATTCCCTTTTTATCATTATGCCTGCAATTTTACCTAGCTACCACTAGGTGGAGAGTAAACGTATACTTAGCTTTCCCTCAATTGTGTGATTGTGTAGTCAAATTCCGATGCACGGTGTGTGGTGGGACGTATTTGTCTGAGGACTGAGGGTGGAAGGAGAGAGGCTAAGAATCCCAAGGATGCCTTGTGGGTATGACTCAAAATAAGATATTCAGAGACCCTCCAGAGTTCAGGCAGAGGTGAAGATAACCACCATGAAGTATTGTTTCCACACTACCAATGACATCCATGAAAGATGGGTCCCCTTTCTTTTGGTATCTGCTTGTTTGGCAAGTACTGAAAGATGAGGGGCATTTTTATGACTTGAGACCTCTGGGGGACCCAGAATCACAATTGTATAATCCAGACTGCATCCAAATTCTCTAATTTCCATCACAAGCATATAGCAACAcctgaaatactttttttcctcccaggaTCTCAGAGCCAACCTCATTCTTGGGAGAGGGCCCTGGCTTGGGGGCTGCCTTGGTTCATATCCTATGCTGTTAAGTATGTTTGGAGCTCCATGTCTGTTcccatttcattttctgtgtccTAATTCAAGTCAGCAAATCCCTCAGCCTGATTCTAGAGAACCAGGAACCCATGTTCCCAAGTCCAAGATTGGGGCCTTGTTTGTCATTGAGATGTGTTATCCATCCAATTTCATTCTCTCCTGAAAAGCAAGATGCTTCTCTCCAGCACAGTGCACACCAATTCCCACTTGGGGAGGTGGAGTCAGGAGAGGGAAGCTGGGACTCAACTCTCATGGAAGGATAGAGGGATTCCTGAGGACAGGGGAGACACCTTACTGGATTGTCCACTCCCATCAGCCCTGAACACATGCTAGGTAACTTCCCTGTCCTGCTGGTGAGCTGTGAATGGGCAGTGTCCACAGAGTCACTGTGACTTTTCTATCTGTGGCCTCCACCAATAGATATCCAGAGTCCtcctgtttttgtcttttcccctccctttcaaTACCTGCTTTCATAAGCAGACTGGAAACCACCATGCTAAGGTTGCAGTGGCTGCCATGGTTGTCAGTGTCCCTGCATTTCAACCTGGACCAGAGCCCTAAGCCAGAGAGAGCCCTTAATCTCTCAGATACCGTCTACAAGGTGTGGGGTTAGAGGTGGAgaagtttcccagcaccacctcgCATCTCTGAACCCTGGCAAGTCCTGGCCCACCTACTTCCTCAAGCTCTGAGATGCTGCCCTTTTAGTAGTGAGAAGAGGTGGCTGAAGACCTTGGAAGTGTCTGCTAGGCTGCGAGATCTCTGATTCCACTGCTGTGCAGCCTTTCTTTTGTCTCCAGTGCAGGACAAATAAGAAGCTTCTGGTTCAGGTTGGTGTTGGTGACTGATGGTTGAGGTGGAATCACTGTCTTTGGGGTGGGACTCTTCTAGCCCTTTGGGAGTTGGCTGAACTTGCCTCCTCATTTGGGAGGGACTGGTTGGCAAGCACTGGGGGTCCAGCCAGGTATGGTTTCCCAGACGATGGACGCGTCCTGAGGCCCTGGTTCATTAGTGTCTGCGTATATTGTCATAGCTCTTTCCTTCCATGATTTTCTTCCATGACCCCCACCCCCTCTTACCTTGGCGAAGGAGCATCAGACTCAAATTCTGAATGAAGAAGGAATTAGGGATAGGAATTGAGGGTGAAAAGAGCAAGGtctttgaagtcagacagaattAGATTCAAATTTGGGCTCAGTCATTGACTGTGTGAGcttggacaagtttcttaacctctctggtcctTAGCTCTCTCACCTGTAAAATCAAGGCTACTGCCTCATTGGGTTGGTACGTCAATCGCATGAAGCAGTGTATGTGAAATGTCCAGTTGTGTGCCGGGTACTGATTAGCCAATGTTAATGCTTCTCTCTCCAAAGTGCCCCGTGCCCTGATGCAGCTGATCGAGATGGTGTCACCCCGGTTACTATGGCTCTGTCTAAGCTCTGTTCATGAGCTCTGGAACCAAATAGCCCCAATTCTGGAATCACTGGCCCAACCTTGTGCCCGCCCCACCCCAAATATGTTCACAACAGGAAGGCAATCAAAGCTCTTGGCCCCTTATCAGTGTTCCCAGGGTTGACTCCCAAGTTTGCATTCCTCCAGAGCGCAGCCCAGAGTCTCCTCCAGCTTGTGAAATCTCCCAGACAGAACACGTGTTCCTGGCATCGGACTTACCCTGGTGCTTACTCTGACTGCCACATTCCAGGAGTTCCTTCTCTTCAGAGACCCTTTCTACTCTGTGTGGCCACATGAGCCTGATCTTTAGAAAATGACTTATAGTTCAAAGTCCCTGAG
Above is a genomic segment from Phocoena sinus isolate mPhoSin1 chromosome 20, mPhoSin1.pri, whole genome shotgun sequence containing:
- the TMEM98 gene encoding transmembrane protein 98 isoform X2; translation: METVVIVAIGVLATIFLASFAALVVVCRQRYCRPRDLLQRYDSKGLMSHCIAILKICHTLTEKLVAMTMGSGAKMKTSASVSDIIVVAKRISPRVDDVVKSMYPPLDPKLLDARTTALLLSVSHLVLVTRNACHLTGGLDWIDQSLSAAEEHLEVLREAALASELDKGLPGPEGFLQEQSAI
- the TMEM98 gene encoding transmembrane protein 98 isoform X1 — its product is METVVIVAIGVLATIFLASFAALVVVCRQRYCRPRDLLQRYDSKPIVDLIGAMETQSEPSELELDDVVITNPHIEAILENEDWIEDASGLMSHCIAILKICHTLTEKLVAMTMGSGAKMKTSASVSDIIVVAKRISPRVDDVVKSMYPPLDPKLLDARTTALLLSVSHLVLVTRNACHLTGGLDWIDQSLSAAEEHLEVLREAALASELDKGLPGPEGFLQEQSAI